One window of Methylococcus sp. EFPC2 genomic DNA carries:
- a CDS encoding putative lipoprotein: protein MNKLKIVSTPLAAVFAASLLAGCSFSKSSESSSDSSKGLFTLTSSSLESSSDSSETKGEKYEKDVADYTAEFVVSSSGDLDSFRDKLGKLAERNGITDWENDHATYVGIGRGLHKAKLGKPQVSAFTESLGGEDPMKRKAIEEGLSK from the coding sequence ATGAACAAGCTCAAAATAGTATCGACTCCCCTCGCCGCCGTGTTTGCCGCATCCCTATTGGCCGGATGTTCCTTTTCCAAAAGCTCGGAAAGCTCCTCGGACAGCTCCAAGGGCCTGTTCACCCTGACATCCAGTTCGCTGGAATCGAGCTCCGACTCCTCGGAAACCAAAGGGGAAAAATACGAGAAGGACGTCGCCGACTACACGGCGGAGTTCGTGGTTTCGTCCAGTGGCGACCTCGACAGTTTCAGGGACAAGCTGGGTAAGCTCGCGGAGCGGAACGGCATCACCGACTGGGAGAACGACCACGCCACCTATGTCGGCATAGGCCGCGGCCTGCACAAGGCCAAGCTCGGCAAGCCGCAAGTCTCCGCATTCACGGAAAGCCTGGGCGGCGAGGACCCGATGAAAAGGAAGGCGATCGAAGAAGGCCTGAGCAAATAA
- a CDS encoding alpha/beta family hydrolase translates to MQQELRKIQITPDIRISSVWARPDDYRGAEGSAVILAHGAGNDMDHPFMSHFHQAFAEAGLLSVKFNFPYKELGRKAPDRMPLLEDTWRAVIRAVREDAQLAPKNLYLAGKSMGGRVASHLAAQGESSQGLIFLGYPLHPARQVDKLRVEHWARLSLSCPVLFVEGTRDALCDLDVLESELPRIPAPVTLHLIDGGDHSFKVPKLAGISQGDVWSEAASAITSWIGARDTCNTGA, encoded by the coding sequence ATGCAACAAGAACTTCGCAAAATCCAGATCACCCCCGACATTCGGATTTCGTCGGTCTGGGCCAGACCCGACGATTACCGGGGAGCGGAGGGGAGCGCCGTCATCCTGGCCCATGGGGCCGGGAACGACATGGATCATCCGTTCATGAGCCATTTCCATCAGGCCTTCGCCGAAGCCGGTTTGCTCAGCGTGAAGTTCAACTTTCCGTACAAGGAACTGGGCCGCAAGGCGCCGGACCGGATGCCCTTGCTGGAGGACACCTGGCGGGCGGTGATACGCGCGGTGCGGGAAGACGCGCAACTGGCGCCGAAAAATCTGTACCTGGCCGGCAAGAGCATGGGCGGGCGGGTGGCGTCCCATCTGGCGGCGCAGGGGGAGTCGAGCCAGGGGCTGATTTTTCTCGGCTACCCCTTGCATCCCGCCAGACAGGTCGACAAGCTTAGGGTGGAACATTGGGCCCGGCTGTCGCTGTCCTGCCCGGTGTTGTTCGTGGAAGGCACGCGGGATGCCTTGTGCGATCTGGACGTGCTCGAATCCGAACTGCCGCGCATTCCGGCCCCCGTCACCCTGCACCTCATCGATGGCGGTGACCATTCCTTCAAAGTGCCCAAGTTGGCCGGAATAAGCCAAGGGGATGTGTGGAGTGAGGCGGCCTCGGCGATCACGTCCTGGATCGGCGCCCGTGATACTTGCAACACGGGCGCATGA
- a CDS encoding NAD(P)/FAD-dependent oxidoreductase — MREEHFDVAVIGGGPGGASAATILARAGKRVVLFERSRFPRFQIGESLLPAGWDLWRRLGVTEKIEAEGFTVKQGTTFGMFNEKPDVVLLTAEYPDYFERPYTYHVERARFDEILLDHAAECGVEVRQEWSVQDVLFEGERAVGVLAGPNGETPAPIHAQVVVDASGRACHIARKLGWLRPHPELNKIAHYSHFTGAFRRDPHDVVSVGEVIEDSVTTDIHTIEGGWLWYIPLKNGITSVGAVLDARFAKTLGAAPQERFDRAVQSCDCVREWMKDARQAMELKTVSSIAYMNDCFHGAGFVLVGDASMFIDPVFSAGVTLALRGGVYAADAILDGFAHGNDFSAARLGAYEDRIREPMERIFKMIYNWYRILDQKDANNIILRARQMPMLRERFIVLLSGGYDKVSMAQILAAAEEPASTYLTA; from the coding sequence ATGCGGGAAGAACACTTCGACGTGGCGGTGATCGGCGGCGGGCCGGGCGGGGCCAGCGCCGCCACGATCCTGGCCAGGGCCGGAAAACGGGTGGTGCTGTTCGAGCGCAGCCGCTTTCCGCGCTTCCAGATCGGCGAGTCCCTGCTGCCCGCCGGCTGGGACCTGTGGCGTCGTCTCGGCGTGACCGAGAAGATCGAGGCCGAGGGCTTCACGGTCAAACAAGGGACCACCTTCGGGATGTTCAACGAAAAGCCCGACGTCGTGCTGCTGACCGCGGAATATCCGGATTACTTCGAGCGGCCTTACACCTATCACGTCGAGCGGGCCCGCTTCGACGAAATCCTGCTCGACCACGCCGCCGAATGCGGGGTGGAGGTGCGCCAGGAATGGTCGGTGCAGGACGTGCTGTTCGAAGGCGAGCGGGCCGTCGGCGTGCTGGCCGGTCCCAACGGGGAAACTCCGGCCCCCATCCATGCGCAGGTCGTGGTCGACGCCTCCGGCCGCGCATGCCACATCGCCCGCAAGCTGGGCTGGCTGCGCCCGCATCCCGAACTCAACAAGATCGCCCACTACTCCCACTTTACCGGCGCCTTCCGGCGCGACCCGCACGACGTCGTCTCCGTCGGCGAGGTGATCGAAGACTCGGTCACCACCGATATCCACACCATCGAGGGCGGCTGGCTCTGGTACATACCGCTGAAGAACGGCATCACCAGCGTCGGGGCCGTGCTGGACGCCCGTTTCGCCAAAACCCTGGGCGCCGCGCCGCAGGAGCGCTTCGACCGGGCGGTGCAAAGCTGCGACTGCGTGCGGGAATGGATGAAGGATGCGCGACAGGCGATGGAGTTGAAAACCGTCTCCTCCATCGCCTATATGAACGATTGCTTCCACGGGGCCGGTTTCGTGCTGGTGGGCGACGCGTCGATGTTCATCGACCCGGTGTTCTCCGCGGGCGTGACCCTGGCCCTCCGGGGCGGCGTGTATGCGGCCGACGCGATACTCGACGGCTTTGCCCACGGCAACGATTTCAGCGCCGCGAGGCTCGGCGCCTACGAGGACCGCATCCGCGAGCCGATGGAGCGGATCTTCAAGATGATCTACAACTGGTACCGCATCCTGGACCAGAAAGACGCCAACAACATCATCCTCCGCGCCCGCCAGATGCCGATGCTGCGGGAGCGTTTCATCGTCCTGCTGTCCGGGGGATACGACAAGGTGAGCATGGCGCAAATCCTCGCAGCGGCGGAGGAGCCGGCATCCACGTATCTGACGGCCTAG